In Anguilla rostrata isolate EN2019 chromosome 1, ASM1855537v3, whole genome shotgun sequence, a genomic segment contains:
- the LOC135234593 gene encoding apolipoprotein A-IV-like, producing MVMKLFVALALVAFTGCQANVLRSDEPKPQLDLVKDAFWDYFVKATKIVLDTLKTIGNSASGQQVNEKITEGAEVASQYRAIVQDQVVVFSHELHKKLSEHVEQLSESLQPDINEARVQLEPLAEKLSANIQQQMQKVRQVLDPYTEPLDTRNLKRALQRMHGKLIRTLFMSVDQLHSHLHSQLSPSTKELKKKVEERVREIERSVSPLINLFLREVMGNARILEKALAPYIVDLKVRLDLFAQDLKSQLTALWESSAKSA from the exons ATGGTCATGAAGTTGTTTGTGGCGCTTGCTCTTGTGGCTTTTACTG GCTGCCAAGCCAATGTTCTGAGGTCAGACGAACCCAAGCCACAACTGGATCTGGTGAaagatgcattctgggactaCTTTGTCAAGGCAACAAAAATAGTTCTAGATACTCTGAAAACCATTGGAAACTCTGCGTCTGGACAGCAAGTGAA TGAAAAGATCACAGAAGGTGCGGAAGTAGCCAGCCAATACAGAGCCATAGTGCAGGATCAAGTTGTCGTCTTTAGCCATGAGTTACATAAAAAGCTTTCTGAACATGTGGAACAGCTGTCAGAGAGCCTGCAGCCGGATATAAATGAAGCGAGGGTCCAGCTGGAGCCCTTAGCAGAGAAGCTGAGTGCCAACATTCAGCAGCAGATGCAGAAGGTGAGGCAGGTGCTGGACCCCTACACAGAGCCCCTGGACACTAGGAACCTGAAGCGTGCCCTGCAACGGATGCATGGGAAGCTGATACGCACCCTATTTATGAGTGTGGATCAGCTGCACTCCCACCTGCACTCCCAGCTGAGCCCCTCCACTAAGGAGCTGAAGAAGAAAGTGGAGGAGCGCGTGCGGGAGATTGAACGCAGTGTGAGTCCCCTGATCAATCTTTTCCTAAGAGAGGTGATGGGCAATGCCCGGATACTTGAGAAGGCCCTGGCACCCTACATAGTAGACCTGAAGGTGAGGCTGGACCTTTTTGCCCAGGACCTCAAATCCCAGCTCACTGCTCTCTGGGAGTCTTCTGCCAAAAGTGCCTAA
- the LOC135234586 gene encoding apolipoprotein A-IV-like, which yields MAMKLFVVLALVAFTGCQANVLRSDEPTPQLEQVKDAFWDYFVKASQKAQGALKTIRESELAQQVNAKIKESVEVAQQYRKIVQEQVIGINDELHKKLSEHVEQLSESLQPDINEVRVQLEPLAEKLSANIQQQMQKVRQVLDPYTESLDIRALQHTLRRMHWKLIGSLFVSVQQLLSHLQDQLGPSTEELKGKVEESVREYNKFVLPLEEILTNEIFNKLLMFDRTLYPYVNGLKAKLDPYIQGLESQLNALWESSGKSA from the exons ATGGCCATGAAGTTGTTTGTGGTGCTTGCTCTTGTGGCTTTTACTG GATGTCAAGCCAATGTTCTGAGGTCAGACGAACCCACGCCACAACTGGAGCAGGTGAaagatgcattctgggactaCTTTGTCAAGGCATCACAAAAGGCCCAAGGTGCTCTTAAAACCATCAGAGAGTCTGAGTTGGCACAGCAAGTGAA TGCAAAGATCAAAGAGAGTGTGGAAGTGGCCCAACAATACAGAAAAATTGTGCAGGAACAGGTGATCGGCATTAATGACGAGTTACATAAAAAGCTTTCTGAACATGTGGAACAGCTGTCAGAGAGCCTGCAGCCAGATATAAATGAAGTGAGGGTCCAGCTGGAGCCCTTAGCAGAGAAGCTGAGTGCCAACATTCAGCAGCAGATGCAGAAGGTGAGGCAGGTGCTGGACCCCTATACAGAGTCCCTGGACATAAGAGCCCTACAGCATACCCTGCGACGGATGCATTGGAAGCTGATAGGGTCTCTATTTGTGAGCGTGCAGCAACTGCTGTCCCACCTGCAGGACCAGCTGGGCCCCTCCACTGAGGAGCTGAAGGGGAAAGTGGAGGAGAGCGTGCGGGAATACAATAAATTTGTGTTGCCCCTGGAAGAAATCCTCACAAATGAAATCTTTAACAAACTCTTGATGTTTGACCGGACCCTGTACCCCTACGTTAATGGCCTGAAGGCGAAGCTCGATCCCTACATCCAGGGCCTCGAATCCCAGCTCAACGCTCTCTGGGAGTCTTCTGGCAAAAGTGCCTGA
- the LOC135234614 gene encoding apolipoprotein A-IV-like, which yields MKLFVVLALVSFTGCQANVLRSDEPTPQLELVKDAFWDYFVKASQKAQGALKTIGESELAQQVNAKIKESVEVAQQYRKIVQEQVIGINDELHKKLSEHVEQLSESLQPDINEVRVQLEPLAEKLSANIQQQMQKVRQVLDPYTESLDIRALQRALRRMHRKLFMSVEQLLSQLLEHLQDQLGPSTEELQGKVEESMLEYREFVLPLEEILTNEIFNKLLIFFRTVYPYVNGLKAKLDPYIQGLESQLTALWESSANSA from the exons ATGAAGTTGTTTGTGGTGCTTGCTCTTGTGTCTTTCACTG GCTGTCAAGCCAATGTTCTGAGGTCAGACGAACCCACGCCACAACTGGAGCTGGTGAaagatgcattctgggactaCTTTGTCAAGGCATCACAAAAGGCCCAAGGTGCTCTTAAAACCATCGGAGAGTCTGAGTTGGCACAGCAAGTGAA TGCAAAGATCAAAGAGAGTGTGGAAGTGGCCCAACAATACAGAAAAATTGTGCAGGAACAGGTGATCGGCATTAATGACGAGTTACATAAAAAGCTTTCTGAACATGTGGAACAGCTGTCAGAGAGCCTGCAGCCGGATATAAATGAAGTGAGGGTCCAGCTGGAGCCCTTAGCAGAGAAGCTGAGTGCCAACATTCAGCAGCAGATGCAGAAGGTGAGGCAGGTGCTGGACCCCTACACAGAGTCCCTGGACATAAGAGCCCTACAGCGTGCCCTGCGACGGATGCATCGGAAGCTATTCATGAGCGTGGAGCAGCTGCTGTCCCAGCTGCTGGAGCACCTGCAGGACCAGCTGGGCCCCTCCACTGAGGAGCTGCAGGGGAAAGTGGAGGAGAGCATGCTGGAGTACAGGGAATTTGTGTTGCCCCTGGAAGAAATCCTCACAAATGAAATCTTTAACAAACTCTTGATATTCTTCCGGACCGTGTACCCCTACGTTAATGGCCTGAAGGCGAAGCTCGATCCCTACATCCAGGGCCTCGAATCCCAGCTCACCGCTCTCTGGGAGTCTTCTGCCAATAGTGCCTAA
- the LOC135234634 gene encoding apolipoprotein A-IV-like produces MKLFVVLALVAFTGCQANVLRSDEPKPQLDLVKDAFWDYFVKATKIVLDTLKTIGNSASGQQVNEKIKKSVEVASQYRAIVQDQVVVFSQELHKKLSEHVEQLSESLQPDINEVRVQLEPLAEKLSANIQQQMQKVRQVLDPYTESLDTRELKRALQRMHRKLISSLFMDQLLSHLHSQVGPSTKELKKKVEELMREIDRSVSPLISLFLREVMGNARMLEKALAPYIVDLKVRLDLFAQDLKSQLTALWESSAKSA; encoded by the exons ATGAAGTTGTTTGTGGTGCTTGCTCTTGTTGCTTTTACTG GCTGCCAAGCCAATGTTCTGAGGTCAGACGAACCCAAGCCACAACTGGATCTGGTGAaagatgcattctgggactaCTTTGTCAAGGCAACAAAAATAGTTCTAGATACTCTGAAAACCATTGGAAACTCTGCGTCTGGACAGCAAGTGAA TGAAAAGATCAAAAAAAGTGTGGAAGTGGCAAGCCAATACAGAGCCATAGTGCAGGATCAAGTTGTCGTCTTTAGTCAGGAGTTACATAAAAAGCTTTCTGAACATGTGGAACAGCTGTCAGAGAGCCTGCAGCCGGATATAAATGAAGTGAGGGTCCAGCTGGAGCCCTTAGCAGAGAAACTGAGTGCCAACATTCAGCAGCAGATGCAGAAGGTGAGGCAGGTGCTGGACCCCTACACAGAGTCCCTGGACACTAGGGAACTGAAGCGTGCCCTGCAACGGATGCATAGGAAGCTGATAAGCAGCCTATTTATGGATCAGCTGCTGTCCCACCTGCACTCCCAGGTGGGCCCCTCCACTAAGGAGCTGAAGAAGAAAGTGGAGGAGCTCATGCGGGAGATTGATCGCAGTGTGAGTCCCCTGATCAGTCTTTTCCTAAGAGAGGTGATGGGCAATGCCCGGATGCTTGAGAAGGCCCTGGCACCCTACATAGTAGACCTGAAGGTGAGGCTGGACCTTTTTGCCCAGGACCTCAAATCCCAGCTCACTGCTCTCTGGGAGTCTTCTGCCAAAAGTGCCTAA
- the LOC135234679 gene encoding apolipoprotein A-IV-like has protein sequence MKLFVVLALVAFTGCQANVLRSDEPTPQLELVKDAFWDYFVKASQKTQGALKTIGESELAQQVNAKIKESVEVAQQYRKIVQEQVIGINDELHKKLSEHVEQLSESLQPDINEVRVQLEPLAEKLSANIQQQMQKVRQVLDPYTESLVTEALRYKLPDIIWKLYETVESSLTELHSQLGPSTEELKEKVEESMREYREFVFPLEDILVNEIINKYLVFSRILSPHNNSLMEKLDPYIQGLKSQLTALWESSANSA, from the exons ATGAAGTTGTTTGTGGTGCTTGCTCTTGTTGCTTTCACTG GCTGTCAAGCCAATGTTCTGAGGTCAGACGAACCCACGCCACAACTGGAGCTGGTGAaagatgcattctgggactaCTTTGTCAAGGCATCACAAAAGACCCAAGGTGCTCTGAAAACCATCGGAGAGTCTGAGTTGGCACAGCAAGTGAA TGCAAAGATCAAAGAGAGTGTGGAAGTGGCCCAACAATACAGAAAAATTGTGCAGGAACAGGTGATCGGCATTAATGACGAGTTACATAAAAAGCTTTCTGAACATGTGGAACAGCTGTCAGAGAGCCTGCAGCCGGATATAAATGAAGTGAGGGTCCAGCTGGAGCCCCTAGCAGAGAAGCTGAGTGCCAACATTCAGCAGCAGATGCAGAAGGTGAGGCAGGTGCTGGACCCCTACACAGAGTCCCTGGTCACTGAAGCCCTGAGGTACAAGTTGCCTGACATAATTTGGAAACTGTACGAAACTGTAGAATCGAGTCTGACTGAGCTGCACTCCCAGCTGGGCCCCTCCacggaggagctgaaggagaaagTGGAAGAGAGCATGCGGGAGTACAGGGAATTTGTGTTTCCCCTGGAAGACATCCTTGTAAATGAGATCATTAACAAATATTTGGTGTTCTCCCGGATCCTGAGCCCCCACAATAACAGTCTGATGGAGAAGCTCGATCCCTACATCCAGGGCCTCAAATCCCAGCTCACCGCTCTCTGGGAGTCTTCTGCCAA